The following are from one region of the Stigmatella ashevillena genome:
- a CDS encoding 4-hydroxyphenylpyruvate dioxygenase family protein: MAKIESLGIKTIESVHWYVHDLERSRRFYTQGLDFAELGVSSPELEKAGRQKSAVFQAGDVVLIVSQPVGEGGRAWRYLRKHPDGIGTVTYEVEDVEKAFRLLEARGGTFITDILRFEDGQGGRLAMFSITTPFGDTTFRFVQRDGYRALFPGFVAHDKPKGGKNRFGFGHIDHMTANFQTMRPMLLWMEHVMGFESFWGIEFHTEKEGNVKKDHGSGLRSAVVWDPKSGVKFANNEPLRPFFKSSQINVFNEDHRGDGVQHLALTVKDILTSVRELRDAAGIQFMPTPGSYYDLLPERIQRMGIKKIDEDINALRELEILIDGDKEHSYLLQIFMKEAAGLYKDPAAGPFFYEIIQRKGDKGFGGGNFRALFESIERQHKAEGRI; this comes from the coding sequence ATGGCCAAGATCGAATCGCTGGGCATCAAGACCATCGAGAGCGTGCACTGGTATGTGCATGACCTGGAGCGCAGCCGCCGCTTCTATACACAGGGGCTGGACTTCGCCGAGCTGGGCGTGTCCTCGCCGGAACTGGAGAAGGCAGGCAGGCAGAAGTCGGCGGTTTTCCAGGCAGGCGACGTCGTGCTCATCGTCAGCCAGCCGGTGGGCGAGGGAGGGCGTGCTTGGCGCTACCTGCGCAAGCACCCGGATGGAATCGGCACCGTCACCTACGAGGTAGAGGACGTGGAGAAGGCGTTCCGCCTGCTGGAGGCGCGCGGGGGCACCTTCATCACGGACATCCTGCGCTTCGAGGACGGGCAGGGGGGCCGACTGGCCATGTTCTCCATCACCACGCCGTTTGGTGACACCACCTTCCGCTTCGTGCAGCGCGATGGTTACCGCGCGCTCTTCCCGGGCTTCGTGGCGCACGACAAGCCCAAGGGGGGCAAGAACCGCTTCGGCTTCGGCCACATCGACCACATGACGGCCAACTTCCAGACGATGCGGCCCATGCTCTTGTGGATGGAGCACGTGATGGGCTTCGAGTCCTTCTGGGGCATCGAGTTCCACACGGAGAAGGAAGGCAACGTCAAGAAGGACCATGGCTCGGGGCTTCGCTCCGCGGTGGTGTGGGATCCGAAGAGCGGGGTGAAGTTCGCCAACAACGAGCCCCTGCGGCCCTTCTTCAAGTCCTCGCAGATCAACGTCTTCAACGAAGACCACCGCGGCGATGGCGTGCAGCACCTGGCGCTCACGGTGAAGGACATCCTCACCTCGGTGAGGGAGCTGCGCGACGCGGCGGGCATCCAGTTCATGCCCACGCCGGGCTCGTACTACGACTTGCTGCCCGAGCGCATCCAGCGCATGGGCATCAAGAAGATCGACGAGGACATCAACGCGCTGCGCGAGCTGGAGATCCTCATCGATGGGGACAAGGAGCACAGCTACCTGCTCCAGATCTTCATGAAGGAAGCGGCGGGCCTCTACAAGGACCCGGCGGCCGGGCCGTTCTTCTACGAAATCATTCAGCGCAAGGGGGACAAGGGCTTCGGCGGCGGCAATTTCCGCGCGCTGTTCGAGAGCATCGAGCGCCAACACAAGGCCGAAGGGCGGATCTAA
- the maiA gene encoding maleylacetoacetate isomerase, producing MKLYGYWRSSCTWRVRIALNLKGVGYTYEAVHLLKDGGQQNSDAYRAVNPLRTVPTLEFQEGGTVRRLSQSMAILEYLEERHPTPALLPAEPWARARCRMLSESVNSGIQPLQNTAVMQFVKKEFQADEKAFAAHWNVRGLTALEAMVQETAGTYCIGEQVSFADLFLVPQLYGARRYGVDLSPYPTLTRIEAACERLPAFQAAHADRQPDAVPA from the coding sequence ATGAAGCTCTACGGCTACTGGCGCTCGTCCTGCACGTGGCGCGTGCGCATCGCCTTGAACCTCAAGGGCGTGGGCTACACCTACGAGGCGGTGCACCTGCTGAAGGACGGCGGGCAGCAGAACTCGGACGCCTACCGTGCCGTGAACCCCCTGCGCACCGTGCCCACCCTGGAGTTTCAGGAGGGGGGCACGGTGCGCAGGCTCTCCCAGTCGATGGCGATCCTGGAATACCTGGAAGAGCGCCATCCCACGCCTGCCCTGTTACCGGCCGAGCCCTGGGCGCGGGCCCGCTGCCGGATGTTGTCGGAGAGTGTGAACTCGGGCATCCAGCCGCTGCAGAACACCGCCGTGATGCAGTTCGTCAAAAAGGAATTCCAAGCGGATGAGAAGGCCTTCGCGGCGCACTGGAATGTCCGGGGGCTGACGGCCTTGGAAGCGATGGTCCAGGAGACCGCGGGGACTTATTGCATCGGTGAGCAAGTGTCGTTCGCGGATCTGTTCCTGGTGCCTCAGCTCTACGGGGCGCGCCGTTATGGAGTAGATCTCTCGCCGTACCCCACGCTCACCCGCATCGAAGCGGCGTGCGAGAGACTTCCCGCCTTCCAGGCGGCCCATGCAGACCGGCAGCCCGACGCAGTCCCTGCCTGA